A region of the Pseudorca crassidens isolate mPseCra1 chromosome 9, mPseCra1.hap1, whole genome shotgun sequence genome:
CTCCTCGACATACAAATCCCCAAGTGGGTGTACAAGGCTTGTCCGTGTCTCCCTGACCCTCTCCTTTCATTTCAGCACAATGAAGCTTTTCACAGGCCTCATTCTCTGCTCCTTGGTGCTGGGAGTCCACAGCCGATGGTTTTCCTTCCTTGGCGAGGCTTATGAAGGTAAGGCTGGTGGAGGGGGGATGACACCCATGGGCCTCTGGGATTCACCATGAGCGCTCTTAAGGGTTGGAGCTACTGTCTTAGGCGGTGCTGCCCTATGTGGTAGAATGTGCCAGGTGTTTGGGGAGCTTTTTTTCAGACAGATTGAAAACCACAGGATTTATGTCGATCAGTCACTAGAGAAAGAACAGTCATCATTCCCAGCTGAAATGGAAGTTTGAATGGAAGACataaaataaatcttgaaatgGTACAGCATTTCCCTCAGACCAATTGCATGAAGGAGGATGAAAACTATCCATCtatttctcctctcttcttctctccctccactcatttctcccttcctccctccctttccctcttccttccttccttcctctcttcttcttctcttccttcttaccTTCCATTTCCTAATTGGATAATTCAGGGACCTTCAGCTTAGCTCTTGCTCCTGCTTCCTATACTCAGTGACACTGTCCCTGGTTCAGTCTGTTTCCTACCCTTTTATAGCCTTTTAACTGACAAAAATACCCGTGTGCGACCGGGGTGGGGAACCTAATAACATATCTCAAGCTTCCGGTAGGAACTCGGCCCTTATATGCACTTCAGGGTGACCAACTCTCCTGCTTTGCCCAGGTCTGAGGACATTTCCAGGACACTTTCAACGCTAACTGGGGCAGTTCCAGGAAAACAGGTGCAGTTCTGGTTAGGCTGGGACAGGTGGTCACCTACTTACCTGCAGAATACCTCCGTGAGGGAGGCATCTCCCCCCATCTGAAGGGGAGAAAACCGAGGCTGAGAGCAGCCGAGTCTGCTGCCCAGGGACTAAGTGCCAGTCAGCAGGTGGCAGGACAGAAGTTTGAACCCAGCTGTGCACGAGGCCACAGCTCTTGCTGGGCAGACTTGTCCCAGTGCCACTCCCTCAAGCTGGGGGCTTATCAATCTCAGCTGCATGTTGGATTCACCTGGGGAGCAGTGAAAACTATTGATGCCTGAGACCCACCCCAGAGAGTGTGAGGTAACTGGCCTGGGCTGTGAGGTAGGTCTCAGGGGACTTTCAGTACCTCCCCAGCTGGTTGGAAGGTGTAACCAGGCTGAGGCAAGACCCACTGCTCGAGGGCTTGCTTCCTCAGGCAGCCCACATCAACAATACCGTCCACTAGAAAGTCCTCAGGATGCCATTCACGTGCCTAACAGGCAGGGGAATCAAGTCACATTGAGCGCATTCGCGCAGCAGGAATACATTTCTTAGGCGTCAGGGCAGAGGTGCTGCATGTCTGCCCCTTTCTCAGAATCTGTCCTCCATGTCACCTCCTCACTCACCCAAATCCCCTGGATCTCATCCTATGCGGCTTCCTTTTATAACAGTGGTTCGGGGCCAAGGGCAATTTTGTGTCCTGGAGATATCGGGCAATGTTTGGAAACACTTTTGGTTGTCCCACTTGGGGAATAGGTTGCCCGTTAGTGGGTAAAAGTGAGGGATGCTGTTAAACGtgttacaatacccaggacagccctgaacagcaaagaattatctggcttaAAATGTCAATAGTATGAAGCTGAGGAATCCTGCCCTATAAAGATAgctcccttctctccttaaaCGTATCACATAGAGCCCTAAGTGAGATGCAGTCCAGAGACAGCATCGTAGGGGCCCGACAACCAGGTCCAACGcagctgtgcccctccccccataaCGACTCTCATTGGAGTTACCAGGAGCAGGAAACTAGACACAAGAATGCTCTGCTCAATCTATGGCACTCACGGTGCTATAGCCACAGGATGAAACTGAGTCAGTGGAAGATTTTTCATTCCTTGATTCTTCCCTAAGGTGTGTCACAGTTTTCTGTCCACCTGATAATCCTTTCTCTATGTGCTTTCCTCCCAGGGGCTAAAGACATGTGGCGAGCCTACTCTgacatgaaagaagccaggtaCAAAGATGCAGACAAGTACTTTCACGCCCGGGGCAACTATGACGCTGCCAAAAGGGGACCTGGGGGCGTCTGGGCTGCTGAAGTGATCAGGTACCAGGGGCCCTGAGGATGCAGGGATGGGTGTGAGAGCCTCGGACAGCCAGGAGGGGCCAAGCCCTGGAGAACTTCCTGtagggctgtggcctctcctcctCTTATCCACCCTCACCCTCTGTGTCCTGTGTGGGGTCTGAGTGGCTGAAGAGCAGAGCAAGGCTGGTGGGACAGACGATTCCCAAGCCTCCCCCATGGGTGCTGTTCACCCAGCATAAGGGGACCCGCAGGGCTGAGGTGGGCTGAGCCCGGGCAGCCTCAGGCTTCATTCCCTCTTTCCTAGCTCCTGTCAGAGTCCTCGATTCCTTGGAaagaggagagatggggagggtgggctgTTGCTCGTCAGCCCTGGAGTAATCCCCTACCTGCCCTCCTCCATTCCAGCGATGCCAGGGAGAATAGTCAGAGAATCACAGACCTTTTTAAGCATGGAGACAGTGGCCACGGACGGGAGGACTCGGAGGCCGACCAGTTTGCCAATAGATGGGGCCGGAGCGGCAAAGACCCCAATTACTTCCGACCTCCTGGCCTGCCCGACAAGTACTGAGCTGCCTCTCACTCTGCTCAGGAGACGACGGGGCTGTGAGCCCCCAAGGGCTGGGACGCTGAGTTTGTGAGTTCTCTGTCCACGGAAGCCAGCAGATCTAATAAATGCTTAAGAGATTGAATGTTGAAAACCGTGTATTATTCTTTGATATAAGGACAGCCTGTTTGTTCCCAAGGGGTGATGGCTGGACACCCACATGAAGACCGAGTCTGTGCCTGTGTCTTGGGTGTCGGGGCCACAATCTCAGCATCATACAGGGCAGACACCGTGCTCCACCCCTTCCCCTAATCAGACCCGCTCCCCTCCAGGCCCCTCTGGTTACAGTGGTGCTCTTTCTAGGCCCTTCTGTATTCAGGCCTCTTCACTCCCTGGCAGTTGGGTCCTGTCAGCTTCTCTGCCCTGGGGTCTAGTGCCCTTAGTGCGTCCTCAGTGGTGTCTGTGTGCGGGCAGGGGACACAGCCTCGGGACGACTGGATCGTGGAATCCTGCTCCAGCAGCTGCACCTTGATCTTCTGTTCATCTCTCAGCAACACCTACAAATCCATCTATGAACCAATTTCTGTCTGTGCCATCCAGAAGTGTCTCCAACGCTGTCTCCCTTCACTCTATATTCCTTGCCTGATGCAAGTGTCCAGGAATAAACATGTCCAGAAACGGAGGCATAGGGACGCCATCAAGATTAAGTATCAGGAGGTTTTGTATTGCATTGGATATGTATCAGGTCCTTGAGAAGAAGTCATTTTCCCTCCCTGGACCCTTCCCAACAGAGGAAAGCCAGCAGCATGTTACTCTTTTTCCAGTcatgccgcatggcttgtgggatcttagttctccccccagggattgaacccaggcccacggcagtgagagctccaagtcttaaccactggactgccacggaaGTCCCAGCATGTTACTTCTTACTGAGGAAAACAGTGTCTAATAAAAGGGGTTTGGGCCTGTTAGAGCACAGGAATTATGAGTGACTCTATAAATCACAAATTCCTAGAGAAACCAATAACCTTCTTCCTTGGATAAAAATTTGGTTTTGGTGTTTGGTTTTTTCAGATTACAGATTCCAAGAAGTAAAATGATCTAACACTTTAAAGAGTGGGGAAcaggggcttctgtggtggcacagtggttaagaatccacctgccaatgcaggggacacgggttcgagccctagtccgggaagatcccacatgccgcaaagcaactaagcctgtgcaccacaactaccgagcctgcgctctagagcccgcgagccacaactactgatcccacacgccacaactacagaagcccgcgcgcctagagcccgtgctccacagcaagagaagccaccgcagtgagaagcccacgcaccgcaacgaagagtagcccccgctcgccgcaactagagaaagcccgcgtgcaacaacgaagacccaaagcagcccccccaaaaaaagaaaaaagaatggtgaATAGACTTCTGTATCCAACTTTTATTTCAAGTAATAAAAAGGCTGATTATTAAATTTTTCCTATTTACAATAATTTGGAGAACTTGCTTTATCTAAACTTTCAAGTCATCCTTTC
Encoded here:
- the LOC137230388 gene encoding serum amyloid A-2 protein-like, producing MSTMKLFTGLILCSLVLGVHSRWFSFLGEAYEGAKDMWRAYSDMKEARYKDADKYFHARGNYDAAKRGPGGVWAAEVISDARENSQRITDLFKHGDSGHGREDSEADQFANRWGRSGKDPNYFRPPGLPDKY